A window from Cellulomonas sp. C5510 encodes these proteins:
- a CDS encoding 1-phosphofructokinase family hexose kinase — protein sequence MTGSRAAVTPRVVTLTPNPSLDRALDLDVLLPGEVNRAVGTHQHPGGKAINVSRALAVHGVATCAVLPSGGADGAQLVALLAAQGVTARPVPVAGDTRSNITLTESSGATTKINAPGPALSAAEVDALLAAVEAEVLAGATAVVAAGSLPAGVDDAFFTRVADLGARHGVPVVLDTSGEPLAAAVRHGGLALVKPNDEELAELAGRDLVTVGDVLAAAATVRAAGTDAVLVSLGAHGALLVTGGGSWWAGGAPLQPVSTVGAGDSTLAGYLAAPGEPAERLRRAVAWGRAAVLLPGTEAPCPADVRPDEVAVVADPDPALALQEL from the coding sequence GTGACCGGCTCGCGGGCGGCCGTGACGCCCCGGGTCGTCACCCTCACACCGAACCCCAGCCTGGACCGGGCGCTCGACCTCGACGTCCTGCTGCCCGGCGAGGTCAACCGGGCGGTCGGCACGCACCAGCACCCCGGCGGCAAGGCGATCAACGTGTCCCGGGCGCTCGCGGTGCACGGCGTCGCGACCTGCGCCGTGTTGCCGTCGGGCGGCGCGGACGGCGCCCAGCTCGTCGCGCTGCTGGCCGCCCAGGGGGTGACCGCCCGTCCCGTGCCGGTGGCGGGCGACACCCGGTCCAACATCACGCTCACGGAGTCGAGCGGTGCGACCACCAAGATCAACGCCCCCGGGCCGGCGCTGTCCGCCGCGGAGGTCGACGCCCTGCTCGCCGCCGTGGAGGCGGAGGTGCTCGCGGGGGCGACGGCGGTCGTCGCCGCCGGCAGCCTGCCCGCGGGGGTCGACGACGCGTTCTTCACCCGGGTCGCCGACCTCGGCGCGCGGCACGGCGTCCCGGTGGTGCTCGACACCTCCGGCGAGCCGTTGGCCGCCGCCGTGCGGCACGGGGGGCTCGCCCTGGTCAAGCCCAACGACGAGGAGCTCGCGGAGCTCGCCGGGCGGGACCTCGTGACGGTCGGGGACGTGCTGGCCGCCGCGGCGACCGTGCGGGCCGCGGGGACCGACGCGGTGCTCGTCAGCCTCGGGGCGCACGGCGCGCTGCTCGTGACCGGCGGCGGTTCCTGGTGGGCCGGCGGAGCGCCGCTGCAGCCCGTCTCCACGGTCGGCGCCGGGGACTCCACGCTCGCCGGGTACCTGGCCGCGCCGGGGGAACCGGCCGAGCGGCTGCGACGTGCCGTGGCCTGGGGGCGCGCCGCCGTCCTGCTGCCCGGCACCGAGGCCCCGTGCCCCGCCGACGTCCGCCCCGACGAGGTCGCCGTCGTCGCCGATCCCGACCCCGCCCTCGCGCTCCAGGAGCTCTGA
- a CDS encoding DeoR/GlpR family DNA-binding transcription regulator: MYATERQQQILAAARRDGRVDVASLATRLDVTPETVRRDLTVLERHGLVRRVHGGAIPVEQLGFEPGLAQREGLLAGEKDRIAKAALDELPDGGSLILDAGTTTVRLAELLPADRELTVVTHALPVATVLATRPGVTLHLVGGTVRGRTLAAVGTWALRELADIRADVAFLGTNGLSVEHGLTTPDLAEAAVKRALVQAARRIVVLADHSKLGREDFAHVAPLAEVDTLVTDAGVQPEVADEIEAAGPRVVRA, from the coding sequence GTGTACGCAACGGAGCGCCAGCAGCAGATCCTCGCCGCCGCGCGGCGGGACGGACGGGTCGACGTCGCGTCGCTGGCCACACGGCTCGACGTGACTCCCGAGACGGTGCGCCGCGACCTGACGGTGCTGGAGCGCCACGGCCTGGTCCGGCGGGTGCACGGCGGTGCCATCCCCGTCGAGCAGCTCGGGTTCGAGCCCGGGCTCGCCCAGCGCGAGGGGCTGCTCGCGGGGGAGAAGGACCGCATCGCGAAGGCCGCCCTCGACGAGCTGCCCGACGGCGGCTCGCTCATCCTCGACGCCGGCACCACCACCGTGCGGCTGGCGGAGCTGCTGCCGGCCGACCGCGAGCTCACCGTCGTGACGCACGCGCTGCCGGTCGCCACCGTGCTCGCCACCCGGCCCGGCGTCACGCTGCACCTGGTCGGCGGGACGGTCCGGGGCCGCACCCTCGCCGCGGTCGGCACCTGGGCGCTGCGCGAGCTCGCCGACATCCGCGCGGACGTGGCGTTCCTCGGCACCAACGGCCTGAGCGTCGAGCACGGCCTCACGACACCCGACCTCGCGGAGGCGGCGGTCAAGCGGGCGCTCGTGCAGGCCGCACGCCGGATCGTCGTGCTCGCCGACCACAGCAAGCTCGGCCGCGAGGACTTCGCGCACGTCGCGCCGCTGGCGGAGGTCGACACGCTGGTGACCGACGCCGGCGTGCAGCCCGAGGTCGCCGACGAGATCGAGGCCGCGGGCCCGCGGGTGGTGCGCGCGTGA
- a CDS encoding GuaB3 family IMP dehydrogenase-related protein: MSNEIEIGRGKRGRRAYSFDDIAVVPSRRTRDPEEVSVGWQIDAYHFDLPVLAAPMDSVMSPATAVALGRAGGLGVLDLEGLWTRYEDPEPLLARIAELPADEATARMQEIYAAPIQPELIRRRIGEIRDAGVTVAGALSPQRTQEFWKDVVDAGVDLFVIRGTTVSAEHVSGRAEPLNLKRFIYELDVPVVVGGASTYTAALHLMRTGAAGVLVGFGGGAAHTTRVSLGIHAPMATAVADVAAARRDYLDESGGRYVHVIADGGVGRSGDLVKAVACGADAVMLGAALARATDAPGGGWHWGPEAHHPHLPRGERVHVGRAGTLQQVLFGPGSTADGSLNLIGALRRAMATTGYSDLKEFQRVEIVVSPYQPR; this comes from the coding sequence GTGAGCAACGAGATCGAGATCGGCCGCGGCAAGCGGGGGCGGCGCGCGTACTCCTTCGACGACATCGCCGTGGTGCCCTCCCGGCGCACCCGGGACCCGGAGGAGGTCTCGGTCGGCTGGCAGATCGACGCCTACCACTTCGACCTGCCGGTGCTGGCGGCGCCGATGGACTCGGTCATGAGCCCGGCCACGGCCGTCGCGCTCGGCCGCGCGGGCGGCCTGGGCGTGCTCGACCTCGAGGGGCTGTGGACCCGCTACGAGGACCCCGAGCCGCTGCTCGCCCGGATCGCCGAGCTCCCGGCCGACGAGGCGACCGCCCGCATGCAGGAGATCTACGCGGCGCCGATCCAGCCGGAGCTCATCCGGCGCCGCATCGGCGAGATCCGCGACGCCGGCGTGACGGTCGCGGGCGCGCTGTCCCCGCAGCGCACGCAGGAGTTCTGGAAGGACGTCGTCGACGCCGGCGTCGACCTGTTCGTCATCCGCGGCACCACGGTGTCGGCCGAGCACGTCTCCGGCCGGGCCGAGCCGCTGAACCTCAAGCGCTTCATCTACGAGCTCGACGTGCCGGTGGTCGTCGGCGGCGCGTCCACGTACACCGCGGCGCTGCACCTCATGCGCACCGGGGCGGCGGGCGTGCTGGTCGGGTTCGGCGGCGGCGCGGCGCACACCACACGCGTCTCGCTCGGCATCCACGCCCCGATGGCCACGGCGGTCGCGGACGTCGCGGCCGCGCGCCGGGACTACCTGGACGAGTCCGGCGGCCGGTACGTGCACGTCATCGCGGACGGCGGGGTGGGCCGGTCGGGCGACCTGGTGAAGGCCGTCGCGTGCGGCGCGGACGCCGTCATGCTCGGGGCCGCGCTCGCCCGGGCGACGGACGCGCCGGGCGGCGGCTGGCACTGGGGCCCGGAGGCGCACCACCCGCACCTGCCGCGCGGGGAGCGCGTGCACGTCGGGCGGGCGGGGACGCTGCAGCAGGTGCTGTTCGGCCCCGGCTCGACCGCGGACGGCTCGCTCAACCTCATCGGGGCGCTCCGCCGGGCCATGGCGACCACCGGGTACTCGGACCTCAAGGAGTTCCAGCGCGTCGAGATCGTCGTCTCGCCGTACCAGCCGCGCTGA
- a CDS encoding type 1 glutamine amidotransferase domain-containing protein — protein MARLTGRTVAFLTSSKGIEEPELTAPWQAVVDEGGTPVLVSAEAGTVSAVNNDLDPGGDYPVDRTLDQVSADDVDALVIPGGTVNADTLRTQEGAQALVRAVVGAGKPVAAICHGPWTLIEAGVVDGVTLTSYPSLATDLRNAGADWVDREVVVSQSGASTLITSRNPDDLPAFCAAVVDAVAG, from the coding sequence ATGGCACGCCTGACCGGCCGGACCGTCGCGTTCCTGACCAGCAGCAAGGGGATCGAGGAGCCCGAGCTGACCGCGCCCTGGCAGGCCGTGGTCGACGAGGGCGGCACACCCGTGCTGGTGTCCGCGGAGGCGGGCACGGTGAGCGCCGTCAACAACGACCTCGACCCGGGCGGCGACTACCCGGTGGACCGCACGCTCGACCAGGTGTCGGCGGACGACGTCGACGCCCTCGTCATCCCGGGCGGCACCGTCAACGCCGACACCCTGCGCACGCAGGAGGGCGCGCAGGCGCTCGTGCGCGCGGTCGTCGGTGCGGGCAAGCCCGTCGCGGCGATCTGCCACGGCCCGTGGACGCTGATCGAGGCGGGCGTCGTGGACGGCGTCACGCTGACGTCCTACCCGAGCCTGGCGACCGACCTGCGCAACGCCGGTGCCGACTGGGTCGACCGGGAGGTCGTCGTGTCGCAGAGCGGCGCCAGCACGCTGATCACCTCGCGCAACCCCGACGACCTGCCCGCCTTCTGCGCGGCGGTCGTCGACGCGGTCGCGGGCTGA
- a CDS encoding exonuclease domain-containing protein, with protein sequence MTWTDGPLLGFDTETTGVDVDHDRIVTAALVRRDATGTHVRTWLIDPGVPIPEAASAIHGISTEHARAHGRAPRPALDEIADAIAGAVRDGVPVVAYNASFDLCLLEAELRRHHLPTVEDRLDGELRPVIDPLVLDRAEDRYRRGKRKLVDLCGVYQVVDTGSLHTADVDVVATLDVLERIVGRFPHLGDLDLVSLHDYQVTAHRAWAEAFNAWRDERGLPGPGAEHTWPSRGRRQPAPPVHDPARDLRFAGHPVQDTLIA encoded by the coding sequence ATGACCTGGACGGACGGGCCGCTGCTGGGCTTCGACACGGAGACCACCGGCGTCGACGTGGACCACGACCGCATCGTCACCGCGGCGCTGGTGCGGAGGGACGCCACGGGCACGCACGTCCGCACGTGGCTGATCGACCCGGGCGTGCCCATCCCGGAGGCCGCGAGCGCGATCCACGGCATCAGCACCGAGCACGCGCGCGCCCACGGCAGGGCGCCCCGGCCGGCGCTGGACGAGATCGCGGACGCCATCGCCGGTGCCGTCCGCGACGGCGTGCCGGTGGTCGCCTACAACGCGTCGTTCGACCTGTGCCTGCTGGAGGCCGAGCTGCGCCGCCACCACCTGCCCACGGTCGAGGACCGCCTGGACGGCGAGCTGCGCCCGGTGATCGACCCGCTGGTGCTGGACCGCGCGGAGGACCGGTACCGCAGGGGCAAGCGCAAGCTCGTCGACCTCTGCGGCGTGTACCAGGTGGTCGACACCGGCAGCCTGCACACCGCCGACGTCGACGTGGTGGCCACGCTCGACGTGCTCGAGCGGATCGTCGGGCGGTTCCCGCACCTCGGTGACCTCGACCTCGTGTCCCTGCACGACTACCAGGTGACCGCGCACCGGGCGTGGGCGGAGGCGTTCAACGCCTGGCGCGACGAGCGCGGCCTGCCCGGCCCCGGGGCGGAGCACACGTGGCCCAGCCGCGGGCGCCGGCAGCCGGCCCCGCCCGTCCACGACCCGGCGCGCGACCTGCGGTTCGCGGGGCACCCCGTCCAGGACACGCTGATCGCCTGA